ACGTCGGTCATGGCTGTTCTCCAGTATTTCTTGTGGCGCGTGTCGGGCGGGCCATTCGAGGAGCGTGCACGCACCACGCCCGCGACCCAGAGACATGCGAAGCATGCATTGAGTGGGAGCGGGCGGGCGGCGGGTCCCGCACCCACTGCTTCGCAGGCACCGTGTCCCGCCGCCATGTGCGCGCCCGAACGCCATCGATGGCTGACTTTGCGTCTCCGAGAAGGGCTTGCCCGATGCGCGCCATGGCTTTACTTGCTGTAATAGGTCTTGCCGTCGGCGGCCATCTTCTTCATGGACGCAGTCGGCTCGTAGAGCTTGCCGAGATGGGCGTATTTCGCCGCCTTCTCCAGCACGGTCTTCATGCCGATCGTGTCGCAGTACTTGAGCGCGCCGCCGCGGAACGGCGGGAAGCCGATGCCCAGGATCAGGCCCATGTCGGCCTCCTGCGGACTCTCGACGATGCCCTCGTCCAGGCAGCGCACGGTCTCGATGATCATCGGCAGCATGTGGCGGTCGATGATCTCCTCGTCGCTGAAGTCCTTCTGGCCGTTCGGCTGCACCGACTTGATGAGGTCATAGGTGGACGGGTCCACGACCTTCTTCGGCTTGCCCTTGGGGTCGGTTTCGTACTTGTAGAAACCGACGCCATTCTTCTGGCCGTAGCGCTTGTTCTCGTACATCACGTCGAGCGCGGTCTTGAACGCCTTGCTCATGCGGTCGGGATAGCCTTCCGCCAGCACGTCCCCGACGTGGTGCGAGGTGTCGATGCCGACCACGTCCTGCAGGTAGGCGGGCCCCATCGGCCAGCCGAAGTTCTCCATGACCTTGTCGATCTTCTGGAAGTCGGCGCCGTCGCGCAGCAGCGCCGACCAGCCGCCGAAGTACGGGAACAGAATGCGGTTGACCAGGAAGCCCGGGCAGTTCTTGACCACGATCGGGGTCTTGCCCATGGCGCTGGCGTAATTGGCCACCGTGGCGATGGCCTCCTTGCTGGTCTTGCTGCCGTAGATCACCTCGACCAGCGGCATCCGGTGCACCGGGTTGAAGAAGTGCATGCCGAGGAAGTTCTCGGGATGCTTGAGCGCAGTGGCCAGCTCGTCGATGGAGATGGACGAGGTGTTGGAGGCGATGATGGTGCCCGGCTTGACCAGGCCCTCGACCTCGGCCAGCACGCTCTTCTTGACCTTGGGGTTCTCGACTACGGCCTCGATGACGATATCCACGTTGCCGAAATCCCCGTAGTTCAGCGTCGGGCGGATGCTGGCGAGGATCGCGCCGGCCTTTTCCGGCGTGAGCTTCTTGCGTTCGACCTGCTTGGCCAGCAGTTTGTTGGCCTCACTCATGCCCAGGTCCAGCGCCTTGTCGGCGATGTCCTTCATGATGATCGGCGTGCCCTTGACCGCGCTCTGGTAGGCGATGCCACCACCCATGATGCCGGCGCCGAGCACCGCCGCCTGCTTCACCGGGCGCGCGATCTTGGCCGCGGCCTTGGCCTTCTTCTTGAGGAACTGGTCGTTGAGGAACAGGCCGATCAGCGCATCGGCCACTGTGGTCTTGGCAACCTTGGCGAAGTGCTGGCCCTCGATCTTCAAGGCCTCGTCGCGCGATTTGGGCGCGGCCTTCTGGATCGCCTTGACCGCCTCGACCGGCGCCGGGTAATGCTTGCCCGCCTGGCTGGCGACATAGGCCTTGGCGGTTTCGAAAGCCATCATGCCCTCGACCATGTCGAGCTTGAGCGGGCCGGTCTTCTGGGCGCGGCGCGCCTTCCAGTCCAGCTTGCCGTCGATCGCAAGCCCGAGCAGCTTGAGCGCCGCGTCCTTGAGCTTCTCCGGCGGCACTACGGCGTCCACCGCGTGTACCTTGAGCGCGGTCTCCGGCTTCTGCTGGCCGCCGCCGGCGATCCACTCGATGGCGTTGTCGGCGCCGATCAGGCGCGGCAGACGCACCGTGCCGCCGAAGCCCGGGAAGATGCCCAGCTTGACCTCGGGCAGGCCGACCTGGGCCTTGCTCGACATCACGCGGTAGTCCGTCGCCAGGCACATCTCGAAGCCGCCGCCCAGCGCGATGCCATTGATGGCGGTGCAGGACGGAAACGGCAGGTCCTCGATCGCGCTGAACACCTTGTTGGCCTCGTAGGCCCAGCTGGCGATCTCCTCCTCCGAGCGCTGGAAGTTCTGGCCGAACTCGGTGATGTCGGCGCCGACGATGAAGCCATCCTTGGCCGAGGTCACCAAGAGGCCCTTCACACCCTGGGCCTTGGCCAGCGCCTGGCCGGCCTCGCGCAGCTCGTTGACGGTGCGCAAGTCGAACTTGTTGATGGCGTCCTTTTCGCGGTCGAAGCACAGCTCGGCGATGCCGCCGTCGAGCAGCTGGCAGCGGAGGGATTTGCCTGCGTAGATCATCGCAATGGGTCCTCGTTCGTTTATAAGTTCAGCAAAATCGGGGGGTTCAGCCGGCCGACCGCGGTGGCGCGCGGCGCGGGACAAGGGCCGTCAACCGGAGCCCGGCACTTTAACTGACTTCCCAGTCAGGCGCCATAGCCGCGAGCGGTCCGTGACGGCCCTGGCAAGGGCGCACGACACCGCCCGGTAAATGCGCAAAATTCCTTTGACAGCGCGCAAAACGCGGGCATACACTTCGGCCGAAATCGATAATGAGAAATCAAGCAAGGGGGAGTGACGCATGGCCAAGGCGAAGCGCCTGAAGAAGCTGACCACCAAGGTCGAGCGACTGCAGAACGCCTACGCCCAGGCCTTTGCCGAGACGAATGACGCGCTGACCCGGGGTATTCGCCGTCTGGCCGAGCACGAGCTCAAGTCCCTGCGCGCGCATTACGAATCCGCCTTGAACAGTCTTAGCGCTGCGCGCAGTTCTGGCAACGTTAAGGTTATGGCCCAGGCCCAGCTCGAGTTGCTCCGGGAAACGGTTGATCGTATCTTCCAGAGCGCCCGCGTCAGCCTGGATATCCTGTCTGACACACGTAAGGAACTCAGCAAAGTTATGGCCAAGACCAAAAAATCCAGCAAACTCAAGAAGCTCGTCGCTAAGGTTAAGAGCCGCGTGAAGAAGGCCGCCAGCCAAGCCAAGAAGAAGGGCAAGGCCGTACGCAGCAAGGCCAGGTCCACCGCGCGTAAAGTCCAGTCCAAGGGCAAGGCCACGGCGCGCAAGGCCAGATCCACCGCCAAGCGCACCGCCACGAAGGCCCGCAAGGCGGTCAAGACCGTACAGAAGAAAGCCACGGCAGCGGTGAAGCCGGTGGTGACCCAGGCCCAGTCCATCCAGAAGCCGATCGTCGCCGCGGTGGCCAAGCCGGTGCAGGCGGTCAGTGCCTTCGCCTCGCCGTTCGCACCCAAGCCGGCGGCCGAAAGCACACCGCAGCCGACCCCGCCGCCGAGCAACCCGTTCAAGACCGAGTAGGGCCGGTCTTCAGCCCCATACGAGGCCGCCTGCGGGCGGCCTTTTTTGTTGCGCCTCGCGCAGCCGTATCGCCGCGCCGGTCCAGCCCGAAGGGCGCCACTCAAGTTAACCTGTTCAATATCCTTGATTTCCGGCATTCTGCGCCGGTATGAGCCGTTTCGATCTCGAATATGGCACCCAGCTGTGCCGCCTGCTGAGCGATGCCACGCGCCTGCGCCTGCTGTTGCTACTGGAGTCGTTCGAGCTGACGGTGGCCGAACTGACCGAGCTGACCGGTCTGGCCCAGAGCCGGGTCTCGACCCATCTCGGCAAGCTGCGCGAGCTGAACCTAGTGCGCGACAAACGCGTCGGCGCCAGCGCCTTTTATTCCGCCAATCTGCGCGCGCAGCCCGCCGGCACCCGCCAGCTGCTGGAAGGCCTGTTGCGCAGCCTCGACGACCACCAGATCCGGCACGACCGCGAGCGCGCGCAGCAGCTGGTCGAGGCGCGCAGCCATCAGCAGACCTGGGCGGAATCGGTCGCCGGGCGCATGGAACGGCATTACTCGCCCGGTCGCACCTGGGAAGCCACGGCGCGGGCGCTGATCGGCCTGACGCGTCTGGGGCGTGTGCTGGACATCGGCTCGGGCGACGGCGTGCTGGCGGAGCTGCTGGCGGGACAGGCCGAGCATGTGGACTGTCTGGATGCGAGCGCCGCCGTGGTCGAGGCCGGCCAGCGGCGGCTGGCGCGCTTCAGCAACGTGACCTTCCATCGCGGCGACATGCATCAGCTGCCCTTCCCCGCACGGGGCTTCGACCAGGCCTTCCTCATGCATGTGTTGACCTATACCCAGCAGCCGCAGCAGGTACTGGCCGAGGCCGCACGCGTGCTCAAACCGGGCGGCCAGCTGGTCGGTGCCACCCTCAAGCGGCACGGCCACAAGGAAACCGTGGCCACCTACAACCACGTCAACCTGGGCTACACGGAGCCCCGGCTGCGCAGTCTGCTGCAGGAGGCCGGCTTCCGGGTCGAACGCTGCGCGGTGACCAGCCGCGAGCCGCGGCCACCCTACTTCGAGGTCATCACCCTGCTGGCCACCCGGCTCGGCTGAGCGGCCGCATGCGACGCAAGACCAAGATTCTGGCTGCTCTGCTCTGGCTGGCGCTGCTCGGTGCCAGCTTCGCCTGGGCCGGCAGCCAGGGGTATGGGGTGCTGGATCTGGCACGGGCCCTACACGCGCATATCGCCGGACACAGCTATGCGCCGATGGTCTATATCCTCATCTATGCGCTGCGCCCGCTGATTTTCTTCCCCGCGATGTGGCTGACCTTGCTCGGCGGCAGCGTGTTCGGCTTCTGGCCGGCGCTGTTTTACACCGTCATCGGCCAGAATCTGTCGGCACAGCTGGCCTATGGCCTGGGCCGCCTGCTGGTCAACGGTCAGACGGCCGGCGGTACGGCGCGCGGCCTGCTGGCGCGCTGGCGCGCGCTGCTGGACGAGCAGGCCTTCAGCACGGTACTGATCCTGCGCGTCGTCTACTCCCCCTACGAGCTGGTCAGCTACGGCTGCGGCCTGCTGCGCGTGCCTTGGATGCCTTATACGCTGGCCACGCTGCTCGGGACGATGCCCAGCCTGCTGACCTTCGTCAGCTTTGGCGCATCGCTGGACTTTGCGGAACTCGGCCAGGGCGTGCGGCAGCCCTCGTTGCTGGAATTGCTGGATGCGCGCCAACTGCTGATTTCAGGCGGATTGCTGGCCTTCAGTCTGCTGGTGGCCTGGGCCGTGGGCCGGCGCCACCGGCAGCACGTCATCACCGGCAGCGCGTAGCCCAGCGCCATGCTGTTTTGCTAATCTGCGGCCATGAATCCGAGCACCCTCGAGATCGTCGGCACGGTACTGTTCGTGCTGGCGATCATCCACACCTTCTCCACCAAATTCTTCGAGCACCTCGCGCATACGCGCCCGAATCACGCCGGCGTCTTCCATCTGCTCGGCGAGGTGGAGGCGGTGTTCGGCGTGTGGGCCATGGTGCTGATCGTGTTCATGCTCGTCACCAGCGGCAAGACCGCCGCGACCGAGTATCTGGACAGCCGCAACTATACCGAACCGATGTTCGTGTTCGCGATCATGGTGATCGCCGGCAGCAAGCCGGTGCTGCAGTTTGCCATGCAGTGCGTGCACGGCCTGGCGCGGCTGCTGCCGCTGCCGTCCACGACCGCGTTCTACTTCGTCGCGCTGTCCTTCGTGCCGCTGCTCGGTTCGTTCATCACCGAGCCGGCGGCGATGACGCTGGCCGCGCTGATCCTGCGCGACCGTTATTACTCGCAACCGATATCCACGCGCCTGCAGTACGGCACGCTGGGCGCACTGTTCGTCAATGTCTCCATCGGCGGCACGCTGACCCCCTTTGCCGCGCCGCCGGTGCTGATGGTGGCCGGCACCTGGGGCTGGGACTTCAGCTACATGATCACCACCTTCGG
The DNA window shown above is from Nevskiales bacterium and carries:
- the fadB gene encoding fatty acid oxidation complex subunit alpha FadB, which translates into the protein MIYAGKSLRCQLLDGGIAELCFDREKDAINKFDLRTVNELREAGQALAKAQGVKGLLVTSAKDGFIVGADITEFGQNFQRSEEEIASWAYEANKVFSAIEDLPFPSCTAINGIALGGGFEMCLATDYRVMSSKAQVGLPEVKLGIFPGFGGTVRLPRLIGADNAIEWIAGGGQQKPETALKVHAVDAVVPPEKLKDAALKLLGLAIDGKLDWKARRAQKTGPLKLDMVEGMMAFETAKAYVASQAGKHYPAPVEAVKAIQKAAPKSRDEALKIEGQHFAKVAKTTVADALIGLFLNDQFLKKKAKAAAKIARPVKQAAVLGAGIMGGGIAYQSAVKGTPIIMKDIADKALDLGMSEANKLLAKQVERKKLTPEKAGAILASIRPTLNYGDFGNVDIVIEAVVENPKVKKSVLAEVEGLVKPGTIIASNTSSISIDELATALKHPENFLGMHFFNPVHRMPLVEVIYGSKTSKEAIATVANYASAMGKTPIVVKNCPGFLVNRILFPYFGGWSALLRDGADFQKIDKVMENFGWPMGPAYLQDVVGIDTSHHVGDVLAEGYPDRMSKAFKTALDVMYENKRYGQKNGVGFYKYETDPKGKPKKVVDPSTYDLIKSVQPNGQKDFSDEEIIDRHMLPMIIETVRCLDEGIVESPQEADMGLILGIGFPPFRGGALKYCDTIGMKTVLEKAAKYAHLGKLYEPTASMKKMAADGKTYYSK
- a CDS encoding phasin family protein; translation: MAKAKRLKKLTTKVERLQNAYAQAFAETNDALTRGIRRLAEHELKSLRAHYESALNSLSAARSSGNVKVMAQAQLELLRETVDRIFQSARVSLDILSDTRKELSKVMAKTKKSSKLKKLVAKVKSRVKKAASQAKKKGKAVRSKARSTARKVQSKGKATARKARSTAKRTATKARKAVKTVQKKATAAVKPVVTQAQSIQKPIVAAVAKPVQAVSAFASPFAPKPAAESTPQPTPPPSNPFKTE
- a CDS encoding metalloregulator ArsR/SmtB family transcription factor; the encoded protein is MSRFDLEYGTQLCRLLSDATRLRLLLLLESFELTVAELTELTGLAQSRVSTHLGKLRELNLVRDKRVGASAFYSANLRAQPAGTRQLLEGLLRSLDDHQIRHDRERAQQLVEARSHQQTWAESVAGRMERHYSPGRTWEATARALIGLTRLGRVLDIGSGDGVLAELLAGQAEHVDCLDASAAVVEAGQRRLARFSNVTFHRGDMHQLPFPARGFDQAFLMHVLTYTQQPQQVLAEAARVLKPGGQLVGATLKRHGHKETVATYNHVNLGYTEPRLRSLLQEAGFRVERCAVTSREPRPPYFEVITLLATRLG
- a CDS encoding VTT domain-containing protein; its protein translation is MRRKTKILAALLWLALLGASFAWAGSQGYGVLDLARALHAHIAGHSYAPMVYILIYALRPLIFFPAMWLTLLGGSVFGFWPALFYTVIGQNLSAQLAYGLGRLLVNGQTAGGTARGLLARWRALLDEQAFSTVLILRVVYSPYELVSYGCGLLRVPWMPYTLATLLGTMPSLLTFVSFGASLDFAELGQGVRQPSLLELLDARQLLISGGLLAFSLLVAWAVGRRHRQHVITGSA